The genomic window TGGCCAGGGCAGATTGGTAAGGAGACTGCACCCTGATGGTTGGTTGTGTCAGACCTCCGGGTGGGAAATCCTGGAGGGCATAGGCAGAGCAGTGACATCTCTGTGTGGAAATACACAGCCGGGACTAGGGAGGCAACGGGTATTTCCTCTAGGTTTCACCAgcccttgggggaaaaaaaatacgcGTCAGGTAACACAACGGGCTTGAGTCTCTGAGAGCGTAACCGCAACACCCCCGGCCCCCCAACCTTTGCTGTGCCCACCTAGTAGGGTCCTAGGTCCTTGAAGACCTGCTGAGTGGCTCTCCCTGGTGGTTCACAGCTGGAGTGGGATGAGCAGCTTCCTCCCTCCACTTGTCCTCGGCCGTTGGGGTGCtgccctgggtgactcagacaaAGCGGGGCCGGGGACAGCATCTCCGCCCAGAAACTCTTAGGGGTCTGTGTTTGCTGCATAAAAGCCTCTGTGCTTTCTTAAAGACAAAATGTTGACCTTGAAAAATGAAAGGTGGCACCTCCTAACTTTTTTTCTGAGAGCCAGCACAAGGATCCAGGCAGTGTACTGAGAGACTGAGCTTGTCCACCAGCTTTTCTGAGGCCGTGTCTCTGATTCCGAACTTTGGAACTTGTGAGAAGGTACTGGTAGGGTAGAACTAAAAGGCCTTGCCTTGTTCGAGTACAATTTTAGCTTAGATTTGATCTTCCCGTTCCTAGACTTCTACTTTGTCACGTTTGCCTCGCAGATGCCTTTTCTGAAGCCGGTGATAATGGCATGAGGGCTCAGTGCGGACGGGGGTAATTTCCTCAAAGTTAAAGACCTTTTGACCTCTTAATCGTGAAATGCGTTTCTATCCAGAATTCTCCCCAAGTCACGGTGGTGCCTAAGGAACGTGATTCACtcttcgggcgcctgggtggctcagtcggttgagtatccaacccctgatttcagctcgggtcacgatcccaggattgtgggattgagccccacatcgggccctatGCTGACTGTGGAGTCTGCCTAAGattccgtctctttctctctctgcctgcttcgCTCATGCATGCgctctaagattaaaaaaaagaaaaagaatgtgattCATGCTTTTGTGTCCTTAAAACGGAAAGTCATAAGGGCACTGAGATGTGTACTTAAACACCACCAGAACGTGGACATGAAATTCATGTAACGACTGGCTTTTGAAAACCATCCACTAGCACAGAGCGGTCGGCGGGTCAAAGATGAGCCCCTTTTGGGGCCTGGCACTGGTCTCGGCAATGGAGGTAGACAAGGATCTTGCTGGGCGGAATGAGAAGATAAATAAGTCAATGGCAGGTATCGATAAGGACAATGACAAAGATAAGATAAGGTCACGTGGTAGAGAGTGAGTGGGGCTGATTTAGCTAgggggggtcagggaaggcttctctgaagagagtgatgtttattttttttaatgtttttatttatttgtgagacagagaggcagagtgtgagtgggggaggagcagagagagagggaaacacaaaatctgaggcaggctccaggctctgagctgtcatcacagagcccgacgtggggctcgaactgacgagcCGCGTcgcgagatcacggcctgagccgaagtcggatgctcaacccactgagccacccagggcgccccAGAAAGCGATATTTAAATTACAACCTGAATAGGAGCGCCTGCCCGGAGCCGGGGTGGGAAAGGCGCGGGCCTGGCATTCCTACAGGTGCTGCAGCTGGCGGCCCGCGGCCTGGCCGGAGGCTCGGCCGCGCTGCTCTCCTCGGCCGTGGCGGTGGGAAAGCCCCGCGCGGGCAGGGACGCGGAGCTGCGCGTGGTCCAGGTGCCGGCGTGGGCGGGGTCGGCGGGCCCCGGGCCGGGCGTCTGGGATTGCAACGGGGACAGGCGAGAACCGCTGTCCTTGGCGAACCTGCGGAAGAGGAACCCGGAATGTGGAGAAGAAGAACTGGCCTCCAGGCTGGACCACGGCGAAGCCAAGGCCACGCGACACATCTTCCTCACCAGGCACTCCCAGAACCACGTGGATGCTTCCCAGGAAAAGGACCGCACGCTGACGCCCCTGGGTGGTGAACAGGCTGAACTGACGGGGCTCCGACTTGCCAGCTTGGGCTTGAACTTTAATAAAATTGTCCATTCGCCCATGACCCGGGCCATCGACACCACTGCTGTCGTCAGCGAACACCTGCCAGGCGTCTCCAAGGTCAGCGCAGACCTGCGGAGGGAAGGCGCCCCCATCGAGCCCGACCCACCCGTGTCCCACTGGAAGCCCGAGGCTGTGCAGTATTACGCAGCCGGGGCCCGGATTGAGGCCGCCTTCCGGAACCACATCCACCGGGCAGACGCCAAGCAGCAGGAGGACACTTCCGTGATCTGCAGCTGCCATGCCGACGTCATCCGCTACATGGTGTGCCGGGCGCTGCCGTTCCCCCCGGAAGTCTGGCTCCACCTCTCTCTCAAGGACAGTAGCATCAGCCACCTGGTGGTTCGGCCTGGTGGCCGAGGGGCGCTCAGGGCCCTCGGGGACACGGGGTTCATGCCTGCGGACAAGATCTCCCGCTCctgagggctgcctggaggacctgctccctgggcccccagcctGGTCCGCCCGGGTGCCGCCACGGACGCGGCTCCTTCCCCGTCTTCCCTCCACAGGCTGCGCTGCGGTGACGCTGTTCCTCCGGGAGGAAGGTGAAAAAGCGCGCACGTCTTTAGTGTCTAAAATGGGGCGTTTCGGTCTGCACTTCCGGCCCAGGATGGAAAAGGGAATCGTCCCGAGCAGATCCGCCTGATTTCTGTCTTGGGGTTCTCTGCCCCGTCTGCCAGGACGGGGCCTCGCTGCCGCCGTCTGCAGGGACTACGACCAGTTTGCACAGGCGTCTTTGGTCGTGACCGCTGTTGGCCACGGGAGCCCCTCGAGGCTGTGGGCAAAGCCCATTAGGCACCAGGGGCTCCCCGGAGGAGGGGCCGCCGTCCAGAGCGCTTCCGTTCAGAACTTGTCGTACgttcttctcatttcttaaaacTCTATCACTTAAATATTTGTCAGTGAAAGATTCTGTTCCTCTGGGTTCTTGCTTCGGTAACCACTCGGTCTGGGGGCCTGCACCTGTGACACCACGGGGTCTGAACTCCCCTGTGTTGTTAGGCCTTTCCCAGCACCTCGGAGCAGCATGACGGGTGAAGGAGGGAACCAGGACCCGAGAGCGACAGTGCAGCCAGGGAGGGTCCTGTTTCAGGAGAATACTAGACACTTCAGTCTGCCTCTGGCTGGTAATCCTTTACACCTACGGATTAAACTGTTTAGACGTGATGTGTCCATTCCAAGTATTCTGTCAATTCAGGAGAAACTACAATTCCTGTGAATGGTTATGAGCATTTTCTGCGATCAGTGCGACTAATTGGGACATCTGATCCATTTCTCTGTAACTTTGGAAATAACtgccaaataaaattttattttaccggtttaaaaaaaaaaaacccgagtAAACATCTTTGTCAAAATTTGTCCCAGCCATCCATCCTTCCCACcatttcctcccccctccccacccccgcacccaCCCTCACCCTCAATAGAACTGGACTAAGGGGTGGTCCCTCCACCTCTGGGCAGCTGTCCAGAGTGCTAACAACTAAGCAGAACAAAAACCTTCCTGCGAGAATTCAGCAAAGTGTAAACCGGCCCTTCTGACAAAGTTGGGGAGAACTTCCCCGTGGGAACAGAAACTGCTGGTCAAAGCAGATCTGTCTCTTGACAGGATTTTTGCACAGCTGTCACGCAGCCTTAGCCCAGTAGATTGGAAAAGGGTGGGGACGAGGCTGACTACGAGGAAGGAGAGATTTCTTTTACTAAATATTAACGCCTTCAGTATGCCTCTGAAAAACGTCATTGCTTGGAAAAATCATGAACGAGAGAGCATGAGCTCTCATCTCCTACAGTCTCTCCTCTAAGATGGGTCcaatggtagaaaaaaaaaaaagctgatgtaACAACTGGCTCACAAGGCAGTAAGAATTGCCACTTACAGGCCAGTTCCACGTTCTCCTGGAACATTCTAGGATGGCTCGCCTGGTTGAGATCCTCTTCTCCATCCTCCGCGTAGATGACTTACCATCTTTTTTTTAGGAAACAGAGACGTGTACATATTATTCTTATTGTTCGATgtgaaaatgtgaatttaaaaatatgtcaaccGAGGGAGAAGGATAGACAGAAAAAGGCACTTTAAACTTCACATGTTCAACTTTCACATAGTGATTACTGCCAGGGGACCCGAGGAAACCAAGGGGTCGTCTCCCTAAGACTTGACatctatttgtttccatttttccaaagaatttacATGTTgtgattaaatataaatttatttgatAATAAAACTGAATTCTGTCCGTGTAAATTCTTTTCCAGGAATGTATACCCAAGGCAAGACAACTATCATGTGGGTGCGGTCATATGTAAGTAACCACTCACGTGTGCCtatgcatacatttaaaaaagtccTTAAATGGTTGAAAATGACGGCACTCACATACACcaaatgtggtttattttttattattttttttacatttacttttttgtgacacagagtgtgagcgcgagtgggggaggggcagagagcgaaggagacacggaatctgaagcaggctccaggctctgagctgtcagcacagagcctgcctgacacggggctggaacccaagaaccgtgagatcatgacctgaggcagagctggatgctcaaccaacttagccacccaggctccccacatacgctaaatgttttaaaaaacagagcaGGAAATCTGGGGCgttcatttcttttattcattcattcattcattcattcatttaaatttactGAGGCCCTCATTTCAATATGATTTTTCATATTCAAGAAAAACTTTTATTAGCACAAATTTAACCCTGTACTTAACGTTATGTAATTTAAACTCTATAAACTTAAATGGATCACTACAATTCTAAGTCAGGATCGAGCTTGGGTCACGGTGACCTCTCTTGCTAAGTCAAAACCTACCGATAAGAGTATGGGGACAGAGCTGTTCCCTGAAGGAAGATGATGCACGTTCCCCGGATTTACAAGGCAGCAGTGGGAAGAAAGTGAATTTAATCCACCCTAGTGCACTATTCACTGTGTTCATGAGTCATCTTTGCCTCAGGAGGTCAGGGGAGGTCAGAATTTTTACCTGGTGGTATGACCTAGACTATTCCAGTACTTTTCCAAGCCTGTTTTAGTGGTCTGATCGGTTACTGGGCTGCTATAGTTTCCCCCTGACCGGTCCTATGGGGTACGGAGTACTAAGAGACACTCAGTGAATGGCCTGGCTTTCGGCCATAGTTCTCTACTCTCCATGGGTTGCAGTAGCCTAGTTTCTACCTGGTAATCAGCATCAATCAACACGGCTTATTCGTATGCTTTTTGTGTCGTGGCCCAAAGGTACCCAAACAGCCAGGGCAGTCTCCGCTCTCAATGTCGCGtttacttgattaaaaaaaaaaaaaaaaaaaaaagtcgtgaTTGAAATATGCAGGtcaaaaatgcaaacattttcagTGAATGACAGGTTGGCACAAAACCCCACCCTACACTCACCACCCAgctcaagaaatagaacattcttGGTACACCAGGAGCCCCTCTCTGGATCTCTTTCCCTCCTTATTTTCCCACAGGAAAGCACAGACCTGCCTTCTCAAGCCGTGGAGGAGTTTTGTCTGTTTTCGAGCTTCGTATGCATGGAAACTCACAGCATGTACTCTTTTTCCATTGCTTTCTTTTAGCTCAACATTATATCGATGAGATTAATTCATGGTTTTGCAGGTATAAATTAGTCGCTTGCCCTGCTGTTGGAACACACCCTCAATTAATTCATCCATCCCATTGGTAATGGAattatctgttgatggacctCAAGAGGTTTCCAGCCTTAGGGCATTTCCAGTACTGAGGCCTCAGATTTCTTGGCGTCCATGCTCCTGCATTTCTGTTGGGCACATCTAAGGTTGTATTCCCGGGTCTCAGGGAATCCGCACGTTCTACTTTTGTAGATTCTTCCAAATCATTTGTCCAAACTCTACTGATTTATAGTGTACAAGCGTTTCCGTTTTTCCACAGTCTTGTGAACACTGgctttgtcattttggatagtggAATtagtggttttgacttgcatttctttGATAACAATCGAGATTCAGTACCTTGTCATACATCTCTTGGCCATTCGAATATCTGTTATGAAGTGGTGTATCTTGCCTGTTTTCccatttatcattttcctttggGTCTTCCTTTGTCAAATACGTACTTCAAAATATTCTccctcattttttaatgaatgctGTCTTTTGATGTTCAGATATTCctaattttcatttattcccaGTTTTCAATGTTTTCCTTAGTTAGTACCTTTTGGAtcctttaagaaattatttcctgctcaaagtcatgaagatattctcctgttatattctaaaaacttttactgttttactgtttctttttccaaacgtttatttatttttgacagggagagagacagcacaagcaggagagggacagagagagagagggagatagaatccaaagcaggctcaaggatctaagctgtcggcacagagcccaaggtggggctcaaacttacaaactgtgagatcatgacctgagcagaattcaaacgcttagcccactgagtcacccaggcgcccctgttttactttttacattagaTGTGTAATTCACCAAGAATGATGTTTTTGCATATTATTTGAGTAGGAATCAAgtttcatccccccccccacttattaATATATAACTCAACGACAACCCTTTAATGAAAAGATTGTCCTTTCTCAACTTTTCATAGTACCTCCCATCAGAGATCAAATGTCCAAAGAGAACATCGGTCTGTTTCTGGAATCTCTAGTCCTTACTTGTCCATCCTTGTACTGGAACCACAGTGTCATAGTTGTTAACATCTGTATAACAAATCTCTATCCCGAGAGTGTTAGTCTTCCAACTGTCTccttctcctatattttcttatctatctttgtcttttatattcCCATAAATCTTAGAACTGGCTTttaaactcacacacacacacacacacacacacacacacactcacacacacacactcacacaccctaTGAGGATTTTACTTGAGGTTGCTGTGGATCCTATACAGAAATTTGGTGGTGGTCTTTATCACGCTGACTTTTTCaaacatgcatatttttaaggtttatttgtttttgagaaagagagagagagtgcaagacagagagatggggacagaggatccaaagcgggctgtgagctgacagcagagcctgatgtgggactcgaacttgtgaactgtgagatagtgacgtgagccgaagttggacgctcgatCACCTGAGCCCCCAGATGCCCCGACTTCTTCACATCTTGGCTACGATCCATTACCTCTCCTTCCCATTTATGACGTTTTTTAAATTCCTCTCAgttatgttttctactttttttgtgtAGAGGTTTTGTACGTGTTTATTAGGTTTGTtttcagtggggttttttttgtttggttttgttttgctttttttttttttttttttttttgagagtgagagagcgtgtGCTGGAGCACAaactagggaggggcagaaggaagggagagagagagggaatcataGCAGGCTCCCtatgcccagcctggagcccaatgccGCACTCCATCTCCCAACCCTCAagttgtgacctgagctgaaatcaagaggtggaggCTCGAcagagggagccacccaggtgcccctatttttacaTACTCGAactgtattctttcctttttgtgtgcGTATAATTTTATTTACGCACTCATTGCTGTTATAAACAAAACACAGGCTTGATTTTTGCACAACGGCTTTAAATTCAGTGACTTTGCAAAAGATTATATGTAAATtcttttggattctctttcttcgtctctgtatttgtctctttctctgtgtatctctctgtctctctaattattattattacttaacaTTCATGTTAATTCATTTCCTCGACACATTGAATCAGTTAGGACCTCCCATCATTCCCACTCTCAGACAGCAACACTTTAGCATGAGGTACATTGTTTGATTTaaagttttgatttgtttgtttttgtcaaaaTAGGGACTTTTCTTTCTATGTGTAGTTTgctaagtttcttttttgtttttcttgtttttaagtttatttatttttgacagagacagagtatgatcatgagctggggaggggcagagagagggggggaggcacagaatccgaagcaggctccaggctccgagctgtcagtacagagcctgacgcggggctcgaactcaccaatcgtgagatcgtgacctgggccgagtttggtcgcttaaccgagggagccacccaagcgccccccttttttttcttaggtCAGGaattgatgttgaattttatcaagcaTTTTTTCAGGAACCTATTTAGAtggtcatttgatttttattcgTTATTCTGTTGATGGCATAAGTTATATGGATTGATTTCAAATATGAAGCTATGGGGGCGTTTCTGTACCACAACCAATTTGGACGTGGTATATTATCCTTTTTCATGTGTTGCTAACTCACTTTGCAAATACTCTGTTCAGgttattttttgcatgtttatgaGCAGATGGCCACACTGTCTCACCTTGGGCCACGTCAGATTACTAAGGAACCTCCTTAGCCAACACACGGCCCACAAGTGTGAGGGTATCGATGCCCCCCTAGGCGTGAACTTCAAAGGAGCAGGAGGCTACCTACTGACTGTCAAGTGAGAAATTCTGGGTTTCTAAGAAGCCCCAAGAGAAGTGACTCCCCCATACCTAGGGCGTTGATCTCAATGAACAGATCCTTACATTGGCTTGTTTTAGGGTAGACTTTTTATTGCGTGCAGAACACCTCCCAGATGATAAGTGTCCAGCTAGTGAATTTCCACAAAGGGAACATATTCAGGTAATTGGAGCAAGAAATGGGCGCTCAGAGCATCTCAGCCGCCCCTCTCAGGCCCCCTTCCACATCCTTCCTGTCTTCGCTTGCTGGGTCCAATTCTCTGGCCACTGTGGTAGAGCAGCACAATCTTAGCACCTTCATACAGCACCAACCTATTTTCTTGCAGGTCTGTAGGTGAGAAGTCTGACGCGGGTCTCGCCCCTGGGCTAAACTCAAAGTGTTAATAGGGCTGCATTCCTTTCCGAAGGATCTGGGAGAAGACTGGTTTCCTGCTTATTCAAGTTGTTGACAAAATTCATTTCTTCATGGTGATAGGGTTGGGGGCCCAACCTTGCTGGTTGCCAGCTGAGGGCCACTTCCAGCTTCTATTGGCCCCTACATTCCTTGACTCCTGGCTCCCTTTttttccatctccagaacttgcAACCATGGGTTGGGTTGCTTTTatgcttcaaattatttttttaatattccattgtatatatacgtgtgtgtgtgtgtgtgtgttcacacacacacacacacacacacacacgtatatatatatatttataccacctctttttttttttatttttcatagagacagagcacaaatcggggagggggcagagagagagggagacacagaatccgaagcaggcgccaggctccgagctgtcagcagagcccgacgcgggactcgaactcacaaattgtgagatcatgacctgagccgaagtcagacgctcaaccgactgagccacccaggcgccccgtatttataccacatcttaaTCCCCTCATTTATTGACGGATACTTGGACTGCTTCCGTAATttgactattgcaaataatgctattGTAAACATATGGGTACAAGCGTCCCTTtgtattagtgtttttgtattttttttggtaaatgtccCATAGTGTGATTGCTGAATTATaggatggttctttttttttttttaatgtttttttagttttttctttcgagtaaacccaacgtggggcctctgctcagaaccctgagatcaagagtcttacctcccccactgagccagccagctgcctttgcagggtagttctatttttaactttttgaggaacctccacactgctttccacagtggctgcatcagtctgcattcccaccaacagggcaagaattttcctttttctccacatcctcaccagcatctgtttcttgtgtgtgtgtgtgtgtgtgtgtgtgtgtgtgtgtgtgtgtgtttaaaggttatttatttattttgagggagaaagagagaaagtgtgagtaggggagggagagagagagaaagggagacagagagaatcccaagcaggctccatgctgtcagcacagagcccagtgcagggctctatcccatgaaccatgagatcatgacctgggccaaaatcaagtctgatgcttaaccgcctgggccgcccaggtgcctctcttgtgtttttgattttagccattctga from Acinonyx jubatus isolate Ajub_Pintada_27869175 chromosome D2, VMU_Ajub_asm_v1.0, whole genome shotgun sequence includes these protein-coding regions:
- the LOC106989611 gene encoding serine/threonine-protein phosphatase PGAM5, mitochondrial-like, whose translation is MEVDKDLAGRNEKINKSMAGAPARSRGGKGAGLAFLQVLQLAARGLAGGSAALLSSAVAVGKPRAGRDAELRVVQVPAWAGSAGPGPGVWDCNGDRREPLSLANLRKRNPECGEEELASRLDHGEAKATRHIFLTRHSQNHVDASQEKDRTLTPLGGEQAELTGLRLASLGLNFNKIVHSPMTRAIDTTAVVSEHLPGVSKVSADLRREGAPIEPDPPVSHWKPEAVQYYAAGARIEAAFRNHIHRADAKQQEDTSVICSCHADVIRYMVCRALPFPPEVWLHLSLKDSSISHLVVRPGGRGALRALGDTGFMPADKISRS